One region of bacterium genomic DNA includes:
- a CDS encoding zf-HC2 domain-containing protein has translation MTLNHARASRLLSAYLDRELDAAETAAVQEHLLDCAVCRDAYDRLRATKALLGELPVAEPPAEFWAAVRTPQRARPATVAVRRPVFGRRVVWASAAAIVALALATTPLVKGTIDRLHASEIGVDLYVRQHAQAMSAEPFVDRAYLGLMTGDADLVLSGDATPAGAAAR, from the coding sequence ATGACGCTGAACCACGCTCGCGCGAGCCGGCTGCTCTCGGCGTACCTTGATCGCGAGCTCGATGCGGCCGAGACCGCCGCCGTCCAGGAGCACCTGCTGGACTGTGCGGTGTGCCGGGACGCCTACGACCGGCTTCGGGCCACGAAGGCGCTTCTCGGCGAACTGCCGGTCGCGGAGCCGCCGGCGGAGTTCTGGGCGGCGGTGCGGACGCCGCAGCGCGCGCGTCCGGCCACTGTGGCCGTGCGTCGTCCGGTCTTCGGGCGGCGGGTGGTGTGGGCGTCTGCGGCGGCGATCGTGGCGCTCGCGCTCGCGACCACGCCGCTCGTCAAGGGCACGATCGACCGCCTGCACGCGTCGGAGATCGGCGTCGACCTCTACGTCAGGCAGCATGCGCAGGCGATGAGTGCGGAACCGTTCGTCGATCGGGCCTATCTTGGGCTGATGACCGGCGACGCCGACCTCGTGCTGTCGGGCGATGCGACGCCCGCGGGAGCGGCCGCGCGATGA
- a CDS encoding arginine decarboxylase, pyruvoyl-dependent, translated as MWQSPKAISLVAGHGEGGTELNAFDRALMDAGAADLNFLRVTSILPPGARVIELPPYPPGLLMPAVYARIVSTRAGDRISAAIGVGVSRDSHGVIMEYTGHTSRAEAEQIARQMVVEGFEIRRLALDEVVVAAAEHRVERAGCAVALALFWPTPTGLPR; from the coding sequence ATGTGGCAATCACCGAAGGCGATCTCCCTCGTCGCGGGGCACGGCGAAGGAGGCACCGAGCTCAATGCGTTTGATCGCGCCCTGATGGACGCCGGCGCCGCCGACCTCAACTTCCTGCGTGTTACCAGCATCCTGCCGCCCGGCGCGCGGGTCATCGAGCTGCCGCCGTATCCGCCCGGTCTCTTGATGCCCGCGGTGTATGCCCGCATCGTCAGCACGCGTGCCGGTGACCGCATCAGCGCGGCGATCGGCGTCGGGGTCTCGCGCGACAGCCACGGGGTGATCATGGAATACACCGGCCACACGTCGCGCGCCGAGGCGGAACAGATCGCTCGGCAGATGGTCGTCGAAGGGTTCGAGATACGCCGCCTGGCGCTGGACGAGGTCGTCGTCGCCGCCGCCGAGCACAGGGTTGAACGGGCCGGGTGCGCCGTGGCGCTCGCCCTATTCTGGCCGACGCCTACCGGGCTGCCGCGGTGA
- a CDS encoding aminotransferase class III-fold pyridoxal phosphate-dependent enzyme — MTPESRDAAGAPAGGARVPPVALLPAAERERLVADTIERYRRYVNPGLARLFKFGGSETIEWAAEDCIVWDAHGREYVDCACGPAIFNVGHRHPRVLAAVRDQLDRMPMSVRTMPSAAPAELAERLAALAPGDLQYSFFCNSGAEAVEGALKLARLTTGRPGFVAMQEAFHGKTLGALSATGREYYRGPFGPLVPGFTHVPFGDADAVERAVGPDTAAVILEPIQGEAGVIVPPPGYLRRVREICDRRRVLLIADEIQTGLGRTGRLFCVEHDGVVPDILTMAKALGGGVIPIGAFIARPALWEEFQRQPYIHSSTFGGNPLACRAAIATLEVLVEERLAERAVTMGERFLARLREIQRRYPSVIRDVRGRGLLLGVEFVHSDYALMVSAEAGHRGVITFYTLNKPEVIRVAPPLTITPDLVDRAAVGIDGAVAETDRLLASVRAAAVEGA, encoded by the coding sequence GTGACCCCGGAGTCGCGTGACGCCGCCGGCGCGCCGGCGGGGGGCGCTCGCGTGCCGCCGGTGGCGTTGCTTCCCGCCGCGGAACGCGAGCGGCTGGTCGCGGACACGATCGAGCGGTACCGCCGGTACGTGAACCCGGGGCTCGCGCGGCTGTTCAAGTTCGGCGGGTCCGAGACGATCGAGTGGGCTGCGGAAGACTGCATCGTCTGGGACGCGCACGGCCGGGAGTACGTCGACTGCGCGTGCGGCCCCGCGATCTTCAACGTCGGCCACCGTCATCCACGCGTGCTGGCCGCGGTGCGCGATCAGCTGGACCGGATGCCGATGTCGGTGCGGACGATGCCGAGCGCCGCGCCGGCCGAGCTCGCCGAGCGGCTCGCGGCGCTTGCGCCCGGCGACCTCCAGTACAGCTTCTTCTGCAACAGCGGCGCCGAGGCGGTGGAGGGGGCGCTCAAGCTGGCGCGGCTCACGACGGGCCGTCCCGGGTTTGTCGCGATGCAGGAGGCGTTCCACGGCAAGACGCTCGGCGCGTTGTCAGCGACGGGGCGGGAGTACTACCGCGGGCCGTTCGGACCGCTTGTGCCGGGATTCACGCACGTGCCGTTCGGGGACGCGGACGCGGTCGAGCGGGCGGTCGGACCGGACACCGCCGCGGTGATCCTCGAGCCGATTCAAGGCGAGGCCGGCGTGATCGTACCGCCGCCCGGATACCTGCGGCGGGTGCGCGAGATCTGCGACCGCCGTCGGGTCCTCCTGATCGCCGACGAGATCCAGACTGGGCTGGGGCGGACGGGGCGGTTGTTCTGCGTGGAGCACGACGGCGTCGTCCCCGACATCCTGACGATGGCGAAGGCGCTCGGCGGCGGGGTGATCCCGATCGGCGCGTTCATCGCGCGGCCCGCCCTGTGGGAGGAGTTCCAGCGCCAGCCCTACATTCACTCGTCCACGTTTGGCGGGAACCCCCTGGCGTGCCGCGCGGCGATCGCGACGCTCGAGGTGCTGGTGGAGGAGCGGCTGGCCGAGCGGGCGGTGACGATGGGGGAACGGTTCCTGGCGCGGCTGCGCGAGATCCAGCGGCGATATCCGTCGGTGATCCGCGACGTGAGGGGCCGCGGGCTGCTGCTCGGGGTGGAGTTCGTGCACAGCGACTATGCGCTCATGGTATCGGCGGAGGCCGGCCACCGGGGCGTGATCACCTTCTATACCCTGAACAAGCCCGAGGTCATCAGGGTCGCGCCGCCACTGACGATCACGCCGGACCTGGTCGATCGCGCCGCAGTCGGGATCGACGGCGCCGTCGCGGAGACGGACCGCCTGCTCGCGTCGGTGCGCGCGGCCGCGGTCGAGGGCGCGTGA
- a CDS encoding NUDIX hydrolase produces MPQPWRKIKPARSAGGVVFRRSAADVSGDGFRILLLQHETGKWMLPKGTIEPGETPEAVARREVAEETGIHNVRIVSDLGEERYVFFWKAEDTYYDKTVHYYLMEFLGGEEPSPQREEGFVRCEWVTLDDALDRIKYKETRQVVRRAQAALTRLAPGTAGSAEVRGDPGVA; encoded by the coding sequence GTGCCGCAGCCGTGGCGCAAGATCAAGCCCGCTCGCAGCGCGGGCGGCGTGGTGTTCCGGCGGAGCGCGGCAGACGTATCCGGGGACGGTTTCCGCATCCTCCTCCTGCAGCACGAAACGGGCAAATGGATGCTCCCGAAGGGCACGATCGAGCCCGGGGAGACTCCGGAGGCTGTCGCGCGGCGCGAGGTGGCCGAGGAGACCGGGATCCACAACGTCCGGATCGTGTCGGATCTCGGCGAAGAGCGGTACGTCTTCTTCTGGAAGGCGGAAGATACATACTACGACAAGACCGTGCACTACTACCTGATGGAGTTCCTCGGCGGTGAAGAACCGTCCCCGCAGCGCGAGGAGGGATTCGTCCGGTGCGAGTGGGTGACGCTGGACGACGCGCTGGACCGCATCAAATACAAAGAGACCCGCCAGGTCGTCCGCCGCGCCCAGGCGGCGCTGACCCGGCTGGCGCCGGGGACCGCGGGCTCGGCGGAGGTGCGCGGTGACCCCGGAGTCGCGTGA
- a CDS encoding MazG nucleotide pyrophosphohydrolase domain-containing protein produces the protein MTRRRPRARRGIDVRALQAQIARTFGARDRARGLDATFRRLVEELGEVAKSFRGAHPEELALELSDVVAWTLSVAALCGVDVDRAVARYARGCPRCGTSPCRCPQDWTAGMSAERRVPVKRARRRGATRRTGAASRARATRR, from the coding sequence GTGACCCGCAGGCGGCCCCGCGCCCGGCGCGGCATCGACGTGCGGGCCCTGCAGGCGCAGATCGCGCGGACGTTCGGCGCGCGCGACCGCGCCCGCGGGCTGGACGCCACGTTTCGCCGGCTCGTCGAAGAACTCGGCGAGGTCGCGAAGAGTTTCCGCGGTGCGCATCCGGAGGAGCTTGCGCTTGAACTGTCGGACGTCGTGGCGTGGACGCTCAGCGTGGCGGCGCTGTGCGGCGTAGACGTCGACCGGGCGGTGGCGCGGTACGCCCGGGGGTGTCCGCGATGCGGGACGTCGCCGTGCCGCTGTCCGCAGGACTGGACGGCCGGGATGTCAGCGGAGCGGCGGGTCCCGGTGAAGCGCGCGCGACGGCGGGGTGCTACGCGCCGAACAGGAGCAGCATCTCGCGCACGAGCGACGCGGCGATAA
- the alaS gene encoding alanine--tRNA ligase, protein MKTGAEVREIFLRYFEGQGHRRVRSASLVPAGDPTLLFTNAGMVQFKDVFLGLEQRPYLRATTVQKCMRVSGKHNDLENVGPSPWHHTFFEMLGNFSFGDYFKRDAVRFAWELVTGPLGIPQDRLVFTVFHDDDEAADAWAAVGASPARVLRMGEKTNFWMMGDVGPCGPTSELHYDWGPEACTCGRADCSVALDNGCGRWIEIWNLVFMQFNQAPGGVRTPLPKPGVDTGMGFERIVSVLQHVPTNYDTDLFLPILGGIQTRILGHSAAQRAAHAVAYRVLADHGRAMTFLVADGVVPGNEGRSYVLRMIMRRAMRFARRMIAEDPGSTHATEGPQALLPRVADEVIAVMGDAYPEVVQQRPYIRDVLGAEEARFERTLDAGLERLDALITETRARGGSSLPGAEVFRLYDTYGFPPDLTRDVAREAGMEIDEAEFASEMERQRERSRGALAFKFDAPDRTAYGELRDAGTETVFLGYDALEAEGRVVALLAGGRRVRAAEAGQDVEIVCDRTPFYGEAGGQVGDTGEIRGARGAVEVRDTQRPVPGVWVHHGRIAAGLLREGDRVRLAVDAARRSDIARNHTATHLLHKALREILGEHARQAGSLVAPDRLRFDFVHMAALTPDELTRIEDRVNAQILGALPVETAVMSYREAVDAGAMALFGEKYGDEVRVVSIDAYSRELCGGTHVRVTSEIGLFLVTNEGSVGAGTRRLEAVTGRGASDRVHAAQTKLREAAAELRVAPDALPERVKQLEQRRRAVERGAERARVGVAVPDLDALVRSARDVDGIAVVGVTVAGADQAALRALGDRVKPRLPAGVIVAAGGANGRIELVVMATPGAVERGAAASKVMQALNRRLGTRGGGRPELAQGGGGDPERLAEAIDALPEIVREVIAGATGGPR, encoded by the coding sequence ATGAAGACGGGCGCCGAGGTCCGGGAAATCTTCCTTCGCTACTTCGAGGGGCAGGGGCACCGGCGCGTCCGCAGCGCGTCGCTCGTTCCCGCAGGCGATCCCACGCTGCTCTTCACGAACGCGGGGATGGTCCAGTTCAAGGACGTGTTCCTCGGGCTGGAGCAGCGGCCGTACCTCCGCGCGACCACCGTCCAGAAATGCATGCGGGTGAGCGGCAAGCACAACGATCTCGAGAACGTTGGCCCGTCGCCGTGGCATCACACGTTCTTCGAGATGCTCGGCAACTTCAGTTTCGGCGACTACTTCAAGCGCGACGCGGTGCGGTTCGCCTGGGAGCTGGTGACCGGTCCGCTGGGTATTCCGCAGGACCGCCTGGTCTTCACGGTGTTCCACGACGACGACGAGGCCGCAGACGCGTGGGCCGCGGTCGGCGCGTCCCCCGCGCGGGTGCTGCGGATGGGCGAGAAGACGAATTTCTGGATGATGGGCGATGTCGGGCCGTGCGGACCGACGAGCGAACTGCATTACGATTGGGGGCCCGAGGCGTGTACGTGCGGCCGGGCGGACTGCAGCGTCGCCCTCGACAATGGCTGCGGCCGGTGGATCGAGATCTGGAACCTGGTGTTCATGCAGTTCAACCAGGCGCCCGGCGGCGTCCGCACGCCGCTGCCGAAGCCGGGCGTCGATACCGGCATGGGGTTCGAGCGCATCGTCTCGGTGCTGCAGCACGTGCCGACGAACTACGATACCGACCTGTTCCTGCCGATTCTCGGCGGGATCCAGACCAGAATCCTGGGCCACAGCGCGGCGCAGCGGGCGGCGCACGCCGTGGCGTATCGGGTACTGGCCGATCACGGCCGCGCGATGACGTTTCTCGTTGCCGACGGCGTCGTGCCAGGCAACGAGGGGCGCAGCTACGTCCTTCGGATGATCATGCGGCGCGCGATGCGGTTCGCCCGGCGCATGATCGCCGAGGATCCGGGATCGACGCACGCCACCGAGGGACCGCAGGCGCTGCTCCCCCGCGTCGCAGACGAGGTGATCGCCGTCATGGGGGATGCGTACCCCGAAGTGGTGCAGCAGCGGCCGTACATCCGCGACGTGCTCGGGGCCGAAGAGGCGAGATTCGAGCGCACGCTGGACGCCGGGCTCGAGCGGCTCGACGCGCTGATCACCGAGACCCGCGCACGCGGCGGGTCGTCGCTGCCGGGCGCCGAGGTGTTCCGGCTGTACGATACGTATGGCTTCCCGCCTGATCTGACGCGGGACGTCGCCCGCGAGGCCGGGATGGAGATCGACGAGGCGGAGTTTGCGTCGGAGATGGAGCGGCAGCGCGAACGCTCCCGCGGGGCGCTGGCGTTCAAGTTCGATGCCCCGGATCGAACCGCATACGGCGAACTGCGGGACGCGGGCACCGAGACGGTGTTCCTCGGGTACGATGCGCTCGAGGCCGAGGGCCGCGTCGTGGCGCTCCTCGCCGGCGGGCGGCGGGTGCGCGCGGCGGAGGCCGGCCAGGACGTGGAGATCGTCTGCGACCGGACCCCGTTCTACGGGGAGGCCGGCGGGCAGGTCGGCGACACGGGCGAGATTCGCGGGGCGAGGGGGGCGGTCGAGGTGCGCGACACCCAGCGGCCCGTGCCCGGGGTGTGGGTGCACCACGGGCGCATCGCGGCGGGGCTGCTGCGAGAAGGGGACCGCGTCCGGCTGGCGGTCGACGCGGCGCGCCGGAGCGATATCGCCCGCAACCACACCGCGACGCACCTGTTGCACAAGGCGCTGCGCGAGATCCTCGGTGAGCACGCGCGCCAAGCGGGGTCGCTGGTGGCGCCCGACCGCCTGCGTTTCGATTTCGTGCACATGGCCGCGCTCACGCCCGACGAGCTCACCCGGATCGAGGATCGCGTGAACGCGCAGATTCTGGGCGCGCTGCCGGTCGAGACCGCGGTGATGTCGTACCGTGAGGCCGTCGATGCCGGCGCGATGGCCCTGTTCGGGGAGAAGTACGGCGACGAGGTGCGTGTCGTCAGCATCGACGCGTACAGCCGCGAGTTGTGCGGCGGCACGCACGTGCGGGTGACGTCGGAGATCGGTCTGTTTCTCGTGACGAACGAAGGCTCTGTCGGCGCCGGGACCCGCCGCCTCGAAGCCGTGACCGGCCGGGGCGCGTCAGACCGGGTTCACGCGGCCCAGACGAAGCTGCGGGAGGCCGCCGCCGAGTTGCGCGTGGCGCCCGACGCGTTGCCCGAGCGCGTGAAGCAGCTCGAACAACGGCGGCGGGCCGTGGAGCGTGGCGCGGAGCGCGCCAGGGTAGGCGTCGCGGTTCCGGATCTTGATGCGCTCGTGCGGTCGGCGCGGGACGTGGATGGGATCGCGGTCGTCGGCGTGACCGTCGCGGGCGCCGATCAGGCGGCGCTGCGCGCCCTTGGGGACCGCGTGAAGCCGCGCCTTCCGGCCGGCGTCATCGTGGCCGCCGGCGGCGCGAACGGCCGGATCGAGCTGGTGGTCATGGCCACGCCCGGTGCCGTGGAGCGCGGCGCGGCCGCATCCAAGGTGATGCAGGCGCTCAACCGGCGGCTGGGCACGCGGGGCGGTGGACGACCCGAACTGGCGCAGGGGGGCGGGGGTGACCCGGAGCGTCTGGCCGAGGCGATCGATGCGCTGCCGGAGATCGTCCGCGAAGTGATCGCCGGGGCGACGGGAGGGCCGCGGTGA
- a CDS encoding DUF5666 domain-containing protein: MVSGSVRRSPWIRGIFAGVILALAWLTAPVVGVTAPGGPAPLAKGWGRVVASGTVAGIDRSRSTLAFTFAGDGRVDWFQGGTAWHQVALTGTRTIRLLGATLILDAGAHAIPLAAVRAGEPAMLWAVARPDAQMLGLIVEVASPQVTAAAVTPGPISRAGVVVGRSGSTVDVLTSVGSRRSIVMTTATVVRVNGLTVPPGTVAPYDILQVAGPLNSDGSLVATRIDVTFSAPDAAQVSGPVEQLVSGLGGLVVADTMISTSADTYVLRGGARADLSQTASGRPMTVYGVPVTDGGTSIGLEARVVVMR; this comes from the coding sequence ATGGTGAGCGGTAGCGTGAGACGATCGCCGTGGATCAGGGGCATCTTCGCGGGGGTGATCCTGGCCCTGGCGTGGCTCACCGCGCCGGTCGTCGGCGTCACGGCCCCGGGCGGCCCGGCGCCGCTCGCCAAGGGCTGGGGACGCGTCGTCGCCTCGGGCACCGTGGCCGGGATCGATCGGTCCCGAAGTACGTTGGCGTTCACGTTCGCTGGCGACGGTCGCGTGGACTGGTTTCAGGGCGGGACGGCATGGCACCAGGTGGCGCTCACCGGGACGCGGACGATCCGCCTCCTCGGTGCGACCTTGATTCTCGATGCGGGGGCCCACGCGATCCCGCTCGCGGCCGTGCGGGCCGGTGAACCCGCGATGCTGTGGGCGGTGGCGCGGCCGGACGCGCAGATGCTCGGGCTCATCGTGGAAGTCGCGTCGCCGCAGGTGACCGCGGCCGCCGTCACACCGGGCCCGATCTCCCGCGCCGGCGTGGTTGTCGGCCGCTCCGGCTCGACGGTCGACGTGCTCACCAGCGTCGGGAGCCGGCGCAGCATCGTCATGACGACCGCCACGGTCGTCCGCGTCAACGGCCTGACGGTGCCGCCGGGCACGGTGGCCCCGTACGATATTCTCCAAGTCGCCGGCCCGCTGAACTCAGACGGGAGCCTCGTGGCCACCCGCATCGACGTCACGTTCTCCGCGCCGGACGCCGCGCAGGTCTCCGGCCCCGTTGAGCAACTCGTCAGCGGGCTCGGCGGCCTCGTCGTCGCCGACACGATGATCTCGACCTCGGCCGACACCTACGTGCTCCGCGGCGGCGCGCGCGCCGATCTCTCGCAGACGGCGTCGGGGAGGCCGATGACGGTGTACGGCGTCCCGGTGACTGATGGCGGGACGTCGATCGGCCTCGAAGCCCGCGTCGTCGTGATGCGGTGA
- a CDS encoding sigma-E factor regulatory protein RseB domain-containing protein, translated as MSRLRLGRGLVAAATLVLLGAGANLAAPVPQLPVTPDRVLQLALDAPRLIDYEGTKIITVLRNGRAETVTAAEFHKRPNMTRLEYLSPEDVAGRLIVDDGATEWHYEPRLNLAFDGPTMDGDPLRGNLSLLHRNYRVTGLGSEEVIGRQAYVVLLEPNGPGVSRELWVDQATGTVLRTEERDPSRGVVLTTYFSRISFSLNLPAAYFRFRLPAGARVFQMLTTTAESASPEALARQAGFPVLVPPVLPEGYTFSGGAVSRFGSLTSVYLRYSDGETLLSLFEAPAGSIGAPAFGQPVRVGGQPGRFVDLGYFRVVIWEQRGLHLTAVGTVPTDTLMAIAGQFVSGQEQALVHTVSEKAAVDPEIVGRLRSQGLTFTEITRAVMLSQALQVDVPTAVQFLQGRLPATRLARDLGVTPDALQQTVDGALHRASSVGPQLTPPRR; from the coding sequence ATGAGCCGGCTCCGGCTCGGCCGGGGACTCGTCGCGGCGGCGACGCTCGTGCTGCTGGGCGCGGGCGCGAATCTCGCGGCACCGGTGCCGCAGCTGCCGGTGACCCCGGACCGCGTGCTGCAGCTCGCGCTGGATGCGCCCCGGCTCATCGACTATGAGGGCACGAAGATCATCACGGTGCTGCGCAACGGGCGCGCCGAGACGGTCACGGCGGCGGAGTTCCACAAGCGACCGAACATGACGCGTCTGGAATACCTGTCGCCGGAGGACGTGGCCGGCCGCCTGATCGTGGACGACGGCGCCACGGAGTGGCACTACGAGCCGCGTCTGAACCTGGCGTTCGACGGCCCGACGATGGACGGCGATCCTCTCCGCGGCAATCTCAGCCTGCTGCATCGGAACTACCGGGTGACCGGGCTCGGTAGCGAGGAAGTGATCGGGCGTCAGGCGTACGTCGTGCTGCTCGAGCCGAACGGTCCGGGGGTCAGCCGGGAGCTGTGGGTCGATCAGGCCACCGGGACCGTGTTGCGCACCGAGGAGCGGGATCCATCGCGCGGCGTCGTGCTGACCACCTACTTCTCGCGCATCAGCTTCAGCCTGAACCTTCCGGCCGCGTACTTCCGGTTCCGGCTGCCCGCCGGCGCGCGGGTGTTCCAGATGCTCACGACCACTGCGGAGTCGGCGAGCCCGGAGGCGCTCGCGCGACAGGCGGGGTTCCCGGTGCTCGTCCCGCCGGTGCTGCCGGAGGGCTATACGTTCAGCGGCGGCGCCGTCAGCCGGTTCGGCAGCCTGACGTCCGTGTACCTTCGGTACAGCGACGGGGAGACGCTGCTGTCGCTGTTCGAGGCGCCGGCCGGGTCGATCGGCGCGCCGGCGTTCGGACAGCCGGTCCGGGTCGGCGGGCAACCCGGGCGGTTCGTCGATCTCGGCTACTTCCGCGTGGTGATCTGGGAGCAGCGCGGCCTGCACCTCACGGCGGTGGGAACGGTGCCGACCGACACGCTGATGGCGATCGCCGGTCAATTCGTCTCGGGGCAGGAACAGGCGCTCGTGCACACCGTCTCGGAGAAGGCCGCGGTGGATCCGGAGATCGTCGGCCGGCTGCGGAGCCAGGGGCTCACGTTTACCGAGATCACGCGCGCGGTGATGTTGTCGCAGGCTCTTCAGGTGGATGTCCCGACGGCCGTGCAGTTCTTGCAGGGCCGTCTCCCCGCGACTCGGCTCGCGCGGGATCTCGGCGTAACCCCGGACGCGTTGCAGCAGACGGTGGACGGCGCACTCCACCGCGCGTCGTCGGTCGGTCCGCAGCTGACGCCGCCCCGACGGTAG
- the rpsU gene encoding 30S ribosomal protein S21, whose amino-acid sequence MTEVRVGKDETLDSALRRFKRQVKRSGILTDAKRHEHYEKPSQKRRRRAVRRKRSH is encoded by the coding sequence TTGACCGAGGTTCGAGTTGGCAAGGACGAGACGCTGGACAGCGCCCTCCGTCGGTTCAAGCGCCAAGTCAAGCGGTCCGGAATCCTCACAGACGCGAAGCGCCACGAGCACTACGAGAAGCCGAGCCAGAAGCGCCGCCGCCGCGCCGTTCGACGCAAGCGCAGCCACTGA
- the speB gene encoding agmatinase, with protein MTFLAARRPGAGPPARVTLLGVPYDTTASFRRGSRFGPDAIRHASDSIETYSPTLDRDLEDASFVDAGNLNVEGLHPTAMVRAILRQMPPGVPFLLGGEHTVTLGAVRGITPRFPDVTVLQWDAHTDLRDAYDGQHTAHATVMRRLLDGALPLVQFGVRAGTREEFALARERCLHSSRSLTPPPGLLDMLRTRSLYLTVDIDVLDPAVAPGTGNPEPDGAAYADLLGALRGLAGCRIVGMDLVEVAPALDPSGRTAIIAASLVREMLLLFGA; from the coding sequence ATGACGTTTCTCGCGGCACGCCGCCCGGGCGCTGGGCCGCCCGCGCGGGTGACGCTGCTCGGGGTTCCCTACGACACGACGGCGTCCTTTCGGCGCGGAAGCCGGTTCGGACCGGACGCGATCCGCCACGCGTCGGACAGCATCGAGACCTACAGCCCCACGCTGGACCGGGATCTCGAGGACGCGTCCTTTGTCGACGCCGGCAACCTGAACGTGGAGGGGCTCCACCCCACCGCCATGGTGAGGGCGATTCTGCGGCAGATGCCCCCCGGCGTGCCGTTCTTGCTCGGCGGCGAGCACACGGTCACCCTCGGCGCGGTTCGAGGGATCACACCCAGGTTCCCCGACGTCACGGTGCTGCAGTGGGACGCTCACACGGACCTGCGCGACGCCTACGACGGCCAACACACCGCCCACGCCACGGTGATGCGGCGATTGCTCGACGGGGCGCTCCCGTTGGTCCAGTTCGGCGTGCGAGCGGGAACGCGCGAGGAGTTCGCGCTGGCACGCGAACGGTGCCTCCACTCATCGCGAAGCCTGACGCCGCCGCCCGGCTTGCTGGACATGCTGCGGACCCGATCCCTGTATCTGACGGTCGACATCGACGTCCTGGATCCCGCCGTCGCGCCCGGCACCGGGAACCCGGAGCCCGACGGCGCGGCCTATGCCGATCTGCTCGGCGCGCTGCGGGGCCTTGCCGGATGCCGCATCGTGGGGATGGACTTGGTCGAGGTCGCGCCGGCACTGGATCCGAGCGGCCGAACCGCGATTATCGCCGCGTCGCTCGTGCGCGAGATGCTGCTCCTGTTCGGCGCGTAG
- the speE gene encoding polyamine aminopropyltransferase: MKGAWITDQGCVDFTSTFQVTRRLHDEQTPYQHLEIYESPRFGRMLVLDGAVQTTEGDEFVYHEMLAHPALLTHPAPRRVLIVGGGDGGLLEEALKHPVERATMVEIDDAVVRTSRQYLDLISGGAFDDPRTQLVIGDGIAYVTEGHDPFDVVLVDSTDPAGPAVGLFSQAFYAAIARRLAPQGVVAVQSGSAVYQQDLIAMVHRNLAPSFPIVRTYVATVLAYPGVVWSLTLGSLGRDPLALGVDEINRRTQGFGLRYYTPRGHHAAFDLPPYLRAGIGPR, translated from the coding sequence GTGAAGGGTGCCTGGATCACCGATCAGGGGTGTGTGGACTTCACCTCCACCTTCCAGGTCACGCGCCGTCTGCACGACGAACAAACGCCGTATCAGCACCTGGAGATCTACGAAAGCCCCCGGTTCGGCCGGATGCTCGTGCTGGATGGCGCGGTGCAGACGACCGAGGGCGACGAGTTCGTGTATCACGAGATGCTCGCGCACCCCGCGCTCCTCACCCACCCGGCGCCCCGCCGCGTGCTGATCGTCGGCGGCGGTGACGGCGGGCTGCTGGAGGAGGCGTTGAAACACCCGGTCGAGCGGGCCACGATGGTCGAGATCGATGACGCCGTCGTCCGGACGAGCCGCCAGTACCTCGACCTCATCTCGGGCGGTGCGTTCGACGACCCGCGCACGCAGCTCGTCATCGGGGACGGCATCGCCTACGTCACGGAGGGGCACGACCCGTTCGACGTGGTCCTTGTGGATTCGACCGATCCCGCGGGACCGGCCGTGGGGCTGTTCAGCCAGGCGTTCTACGCCGCGATCGCCCGGCGGCTCGCGCCGCAGGGTGTGGTCGCCGTGCAATCAGGCTCCGCCGTGTACCAGCAGGACCTCATCGCGATGGTGCACCGGAATTTGGCGCCGTCGTTTCCGATCGTGCGCACGTACGTGGCAACCGTGCTGGCGTACCCGGGCGTCGTATGGTCGCTCACGTTGGGCTCGCTCGGCCGAGATCCGCTCGCGCTCGGCGTCGATGAGATCAACCGCCGCACGCAGGGGTTCGGCCTCCGCTACTACACCCCCCGGGGCCACCACGCCGCGTTCGACCTCCCACCGTACCTGCGCGCGGGCATCGGGCCTCGATGA